From a region of the Flavobacterium branchiarum genome:
- a CDS encoding TrmH family RNA methyltransferase: MKQITSIQNPFIKSLVLLQEKAKARKQTGTFLIEGKREISLAIKGEYEIETILFLPELITESEINQLAGKQINLIEINKEVFQKLAYRDTTEGVLAIAKTKSLQLSDLKLSDNPLILVAEAPEKPGNIGALLRTADAANLTAVIIANPKSDLYNPNIVRSSVGCLFTTQIATGTTSEIIAFLKENKIDFYCATLQNSTSYHTQDFTTPTALVVGTEATGLTQEWRDAATQNIIIPMEGEIDSMNVSVAAAILIFEAKRQRGFNKL, translated from the coding sequence TTGAAACAAATTACTTCAATACAAAACCCATTCATAAAATCATTAGTGTTATTGCAAGAAAAAGCAAAAGCACGGAAACAAACCGGAACGTTTTTAATTGAAGGGAAACGTGAAATTTCATTAGCAATAAAAGGGGAATACGAAATAGAAACAATTTTATTTTTACCCGAATTAATTACTGAAAGTGAAATCAATCAATTAGCTGGCAAACAAATTAATCTAATCGAGATTAACAAAGAAGTATTTCAAAAACTAGCCTATCGTGATACAACTGAAGGTGTTTTAGCTATAGCCAAAACCAAATCATTGCAATTATCAGATTTAAAACTATCTGACAATCCACTAATTCTGGTAGCAGAAGCACCAGAGAAGCCAGGAAACATTGGAGCACTATTGCGTACTGCCGATGCAGCCAATTTAACTGCAGTAATAATTGCCAATCCTAAAAGTGATTTATACAATCCAAATATAGTTCGCTCAAGTGTAGGTTGCTTATTTACTACCCAAATAGCGACAGGTACAACAAGCGAAATTATTGCTTTTTTGAAAGAAAATAAAATTGATTTCTACTGCGCTACACTTCAGAACTCTACTTCCTATCACACACAAGACTTTACTACTCCAACTGCTTTAGTTGTAGGTACTGAAGCCACGGGATTAACACAGGAATGGAGGGATGCCGCAACTCAAAATATTATCATTCCAATGGAAGGCGAAATAGACAGTATGAATGTTTCGGTTGCAGCAGCAATTTTAATTTTTGAAGCAAAAAGACAACGAGGTTTCAATAAATTATAA
- a CDS encoding serine hydrolase, with protein MNYKLSLLALFLSFSVAAQITNKEVDALVENTLKTFNVPGIAVAIIKDGKIVQAQGYGVKSILTKEKVDANTLFGIASNSKAFTSTALAMLVDEGKIKWDDKVIKYLPNFKMYNEYVTQEFTIRDLLTHRSGLGLGAGDLMIWPDGSDFTVQDITQNLQYLKPVSGFRTKYDYDNLLYIVAGEIVHVVSGKNWGDFIEERIMNPLEMNHSAASFLRLKDSTNIIVPHVPIDGKLKVIKRYQNQLFDAAAGIYSSVNDLSKWAIMQMNNGKYGPEKKQLFSEKEHDEMWQLQTIIPVKPRAPYNTHFSGYGLGWFLSDVKGNKQVSHTGGLEGIVTQVTLIPEIQLGIIVLTNQQSGAAFTAITNTIKDSYLGIKPEDYVTLYSNRMKANVETADKVTDEVWAVVAKNKKDKVKTDFSKITGTYKDNWFGDITITEKKGKVYFASKRSPQLVGEIFFYKDGNYVVKWDNAYFHADAHLFFKYDSNGNAITLKMEPISELTDFSYDFQDLDFTKK; from the coding sequence ATGAATTATAAGTTATCGCTTTTAGCACTTTTTTTGAGTTTTTCGGTTGCAGCACAAATCACCAATAAAGAAGTTGATGCCTTAGTAGAAAACACTTTAAAAACATTTAATGTCCCTGGAATTGCAGTTGCAATTATTAAAGATGGAAAGATCGTTCAAGCTCAAGGCTATGGGGTGAAATCTATTTTAACAAAAGAGAAAGTAGATGCAAATACCTTATTCGGAATTGCCTCTAACAGTAAGGCTTTTACAAGTACTGCTTTGGCAATGCTTGTTGATGAAGGCAAAATAAAATGGGATGATAAGGTGATAAAATATCTTCCAAATTTTAAAATGTATAACGAATACGTAACACAAGAATTTACGATTCGTGATTTATTAACTCACCGTAGCGGATTAGGTCTTGGCGCTGGAGATTTAATGATTTGGCCTGATGGAAGTGATTTTACAGTACAAGATATTACTCAAAATTTACAATATTTAAAACCTGTTTCGGGGTTTAGAACTAAATACGACTATGATAATTTATTATACATTGTTGCTGGTGAAATTGTTCATGTTGTAAGCGGAAAAAACTGGGGCGATTTTATCGAAGAACGCATCATGAATCCATTAGAAATGAATCATAGCGCCGCTTCATTTTTGCGCTTAAAAGACTCAACAAATATTATAGTTCCTCACGTTCCTATAGACGGAAAGCTAAAGGTAATTAAGAGATATCAAAACCAACTTTTTGATGCAGCTGCTGGAATTTATTCAAGTGTTAACGACTTGAGCAAATGGGCTATAATGCAAATGAATAATGGAAAATATGGCCCTGAAAAAAAACAATTATTTTCAGAAAAAGAACATGATGAAATGTGGCAACTACAAACCATAATTCCAGTAAAACCAAGAGCTCCATATAATACTCATTTTAGCGGCTATGGTTTAGGATGGTTTTTAAGCGATGTAAAAGGAAACAAACAAGTTAGTCATACTGGTGGTTTAGAAGGAATTGTTACTCAGGTAACTTTAATTCCTGAAATACAATTAGGTATTATTGTTCTAACAAATCAGCAATCTGGCGCAGCATTTACAGCTATTACCAATACTATAAAAGACAGCTATTTAGGAATTAAACCTGAAGATTATGTTACTTTATACAGCAATCGTATGAAAGCCAATGTAGAAACTGCAGATAAAGTAACTGATGAAGTTTGGGCCGTTGTTGCAAAAAACAAAAAAGACAAAGTAAAAACTGATTTCAGCAAAATTACTGGAACCTACAAAGACAATTGGTTTGGAGACATAACTATTACTGAGAAAAAAGGAAAAGTATATTTTGCATCAAAACGTTCTCCTCAATTAGTTGGAGAAATATTCTTTTATAAAGATGGAAATTATGTAGTAAAATGGGACAATGCGTATTTTCATGCCGATGCTCATTTGTTCTTTAAATACGATTCGAATGGAAATGCTATAACTTTAAAAATGGAACCAATCTCTGAATTAACCGATTTTAGTTACGATTTTCAAGACTTAGATTTTACTAAAAAGTAG